Sequence from the Candidatus Lokiarchaeota archaeon genome:
CGAAAGAGGCACATAATCGTCTGAAAAGATACGGCCGACGGGGAGAAAGCTGCGAAGAGGTTATCCGACGGCTGTTAGAAATTGCAGAGCAGGTTGAATTTTCGGAAAAACAGAAGAAGATCTTGGCTGAAGAGGGGTTCGTTCCTCTTTATTGAGTTTGAGGTCTGATTATCAAATGAACCAAGCATAAGCAGATTCTTGTGGTTTTTCGGCAGGTGATTTATTCTATTCCTTTCTCTCGGTCAATCTCAGAATCAAGTCCATGACTTGAGATGCTTGTTCCAATGCTCTGTCTGCATCATCCGTATCAAACAGCTCTTCAGCAGGAGTCCCTCTAGCTTCATCACCATACATCGCTCTGCCCCGTAGGCTATACAACTCATTGGAAACACGGATGGTTGCTTCAAGCTCATCTTGGGACTACTCAGAAAACCGATCTTCGTATTGGTCGAGTACTGTACTAATGTCATGCTTCTTTGGATACTCAACTCCTCTTAGACGGAGAATACCCTTCAGTCCAAGTTCGACACATTCCTGACAATAGCGCACAGTATCTGCACTTCGTTCTTCATCGCGAGCCCTTCTCGCACCTTTGAAACGATTCTTGATCCGCTCAATTGAATCCAAACCAAGAGCATCTGTATTCAATCCTCGAACACCTCGGCAAGTGAATGGCCAGAAGGAGCCTCCCAAGCGTGGCTCCCGTCAGGTAATTCTACCCGCTTTACTCCAAAATCGCTCATTCTAGATTCTAGTTTGCTAAGGATGTCTTCAAAGAAGTGGTCTCGATCATAGACAAGTTCTGCATCTCTGACCATGTCCAGATAGAGGGGCCTGAGTTTGGCAGCTTCTTCTTTGGTGAGTGTGTACCACTGAATGGAGGAGCTAATGCCTTGCGATTCATAGAGTGCCGAAATAGCT
This genomic interval carries:
- a CDS encoding HEPN domain-containing protein — its product is MGGSFWPFTCRGVRGLNTDALGLDSIERIKNRFKGARRARDEERSADTVRYCQECVELGLKGILRLRGVEYPKKHDISTVLDQYEDRFSE